One Methanoculleus sp. 7T genomic window carries:
- a CDS encoding dihydropteroate synthase-like protein: MHILLPTGSATVEIVKAAAARASDRHRIDVVVTGDVASFLAPGDLRRLLAGRGYDMAIVSGMCTASFADVERDTGVPIYRGPRHAADLPMVLSVLDRVRLSKTIPADEYLAETRREEACRQVALREEAADFDFIIRGRKIGGGARMKVLAEIMDAHKRDDLVGEVERFFADGADIVDLGFGFDATPEDVKRCFSALADIEGPLAVDTQDPLLIAAALSRADLVLSLHEGNIPAVGKAVADAGAAAVVVPGERTLFENLNAAREAGICCLIADPLLQPVGSGLAGSLARFPEIPYPLFFGAGNVVELLDADSPGANALLAGLAHEVGAAVVFTSEHSDKTQGSVAEMRRATEMMALMTDRPYPKDLGLDLLTLKEKRRRREPPLEYESVMEARPMPDEITYDPLGCIRIGIEGDLIVAVHRGRAVRGRRWEDVFYTLLENGSLSRLDHAAYLGKELFKAELAVRLKRSFEQDGPF, encoded by the coding sequence ATGCATATTCTCCTGCCGACCGGATCGGCAACGGTCGAGATCGTGAAGGCGGCGGCTGCGCGGGCGAGCGACCGCCATCGGATTGACGTGGTGGTCACCGGCGATGTCGCATCGTTCCTTGCCCCCGGTGACCTCCGGAGGCTGCTCGCAGGCCGCGGCTACGATATGGCGATCGTCTCCGGGATGTGCACCGCGTCCTTTGCCGACGTCGAGCGCGATACCGGCGTCCCGATCTACCGGGGGCCGCGGCATGCGGCCGACCTTCCGATGGTGCTCTCGGTGCTGGACCGAGTCCGGCTCTCAAAGACCATCCCTGCCGATGAGTACCTCGCAGAAACACGCCGCGAGGAGGCCTGCCGTCAGGTGGCGCTCCGGGAAGAAGCGGCGGACTTCGATTTCATCATCCGCGGCAGAAAGATCGGCGGAGGGGCGCGGATGAAGGTGCTCGCGGAGATCATGGACGCCCACAAGCGCGACGACCTCGTCGGTGAGGTCGAGCGGTTCTTTGCCGACGGGGCCGACATCGTGGACCTGGGGTTCGGTTTCGATGCGACCCCTGAGGATGTGAAGCGGTGCTTCTCGGCACTCGCGGATATCGAAGGGCCTCTTGCGGTCGATACCCAAGACCCCCTCCTCATCGCGGCGGCGCTCTCCCGTGCCGACCTGGTCCTCTCTCTCCATGAGGGGAACATCCCCGCCGTCGGGAAGGCGGTCGCTGACGCCGGGGCCGCTGCGGTCGTGGTGCCGGGGGAGCGGACCCTCTTTGAAAACCTCAACGCGGCAAGAGAGGCCGGGATCTGCTGCCTGATCGCCGACCCTCTCCTCCAGCCGGTGGGGTCCGGGCTTGCAGGTTCGCTTGCCCGGTTCCCCGAGATTCCTTACCCGCTCTTCTTCGGGGCCGGAAACGTCGTGGAGCTGCTGGATGCCGATTCTCCCGGAGCGAATGCGTTGCTTGCCGGGCTGGCGCACGAGGTCGGCGCCGCCGTCGTCTTCACAAGCGAGCACAGCGACAAGACCCAAGGATCGGTGGCCGAGATGCGGCGGGCAACCGAGATGATGGCGCTGATGACCGATCGCCCGTACCCCAAAGACCTCGGACTCGACCTCCTGACATTAAAAGAGAAACGGCGGCGGCGCGAACCCCCACTGGAGTACGAGAGCGTCATGGAGGCCCGCCCCATGCCGGATGAGATCACCTATGACCCCCTCGGGTGCATCCGTATCGGTATCGAGGGCGACCTGATCGTAGCGGTGCACCGGGGCCGCGCCGTGCGGGGAAGGCGCTGGGAGGATGTCTTTTATACGCTGCTCGAGAACGGCAGCCTCTCTCGCCTCGACCACGCCGCGTACCTCGGAAAAGAACTTTTTAAGGCGGAACTTGCCGTCCGGCTGAAGAGGAGTTTCGAACAGGATGGGCCGTTCTGA
- a CDS encoding small multi-drug export protein translates to MRQTDVWGDTGLDEQPGWLKVSVPFLLCGIFLAAVGLFLPTEQWLLLFGMMVAYIVPPLGRETIIPASILLGIPWWLIAFTLAFLDFAGGLFMAWNFPLVLRIPYVGPWIRQFVAAGRTYLDRRPWLERLYFVGLIIFVSIPFDGSGSIVGSIVGRMLGMTKAEVLACITIGGVIGSFAIALGVDYIANLIPAEAGLWVSLVVFLLIGAALFVMYRSYSRRREANA, encoded by the coding sequence ATGCGGCAGACCGATGTGTGGGGTGATACCGGTCTCGACGAGCAGCCCGGCTGGCTGAAGGTCTCGGTTCCGTTCCTGCTCTGCGGGATCTTTCTTGCTGCTGTAGGTCTCTTTCTTCCGACTGAGCAGTGGCTCCTGCTCTTCGGCATGATGGTCGCCTACATCGTCCCGCCGCTTGGGCGGGAGACGATCATCCCGGCCAGCATCCTTCTCGGCATTCCCTGGTGGCTGATCGCGTTCACCCTTGCGTTTTTGGATTTTGCCGGCGGGCTCTTCATGGCCTGGAACTTTCCGCTGGTCTTGCGCATCCCCTACGTCGGTCCTTGGATCCGGCAGTTCGTGGCGGCCGGCAGAACCTACCTGGACCGGCGGCCCTGGCTTGAACGGCTCTACTTCGTCGGTCTCATCATCTTCGTGAGCATCCCCTTCGACGGGTCGGGGAGCATCGTCGGCTCCATCGTCGGGAGGATGCTTGGGATGACGAAGGCGGAGGTCCTCGCCTGCATCACCATCGGGGGTGTCATCGGCAGTTTCGCCATCGCCCTCGGTGTCGATTACATCGCGAACCTTATCCCGGCGGAGGCCGGGCTCTGGGTTTCGCTTGTTGTCTTCCTCCTGATCGGCGCCGCACTGTTCGTGATGTATCGAAGTTACTCGCGGAGGCGGGAAGCGAACGCCTGA
- a CDS encoding CehA/McbA family metallohydrolase, with protein sequence MLRCDLHVHTRFSKDGESGVEEILRRAEAVGLDAIAITDHDTVDGARYALECETSVTVIPGTEISTRQGHLLALGVTDPLPAGLDFLETVALARARGALLILPHPYHRWRHGVGRKLAASIGAVDAVEVFNSRYITGSANRKAAVIARRFGKPGVAGSDAHNARYVGFGVTYITAEPDVPSILAAIREGRTMAGGRMTPLHTYTRQSIKGALRRIQRTVHR encoded by the coding sequence ATGTTGCGGTGCGATCTGCATGTCCATACCAGGTTCTCCAAAGACGGGGAGAGCGGGGTCGAGGAGATTTTGCGCAGGGCCGAGGCGGTCGGCCTCGATGCCATCGCGATCACCGATCACGACACGGTGGACGGCGCCCGCTACGCCCTGGAGTGCGAGACCTCCGTGACGGTGATCCCGGGCACCGAGATATCGACGAGGCAGGGCCACCTGCTCGCTCTCGGGGTCACGGATCCCCTGCCGGCAGGGCTCGACTTCCTCGAGACCGTCGCTCTGGCCCGTGCCCGGGGCGCACTCCTGATCCTCCCGCACCCCTATCACCGCTGGCGCCACGGCGTCGGGAGGAAACTCGCCGCCAGTATCGGGGCGGTGGATGCGGTGGAGGTCTTCAACAGCCGCTACATCACCGGGTCGGCGAACCGGAAGGCCGCGGTCATCGCGCGAAGGTTCGGGAAGCCCGGAGTTGCCGGAAGCGACGCTCACAACGCACGCTACGTCGGGTTCGGGGTCACGTATATCACCGCCGAGCCTGACGTGCCCTCCATCCTTGCTGCGATCCGGGAAGGGCGGACGATGGCCGGAGGGAGGATGACCCCGCTGCACACCTACACCCGCCAGTCCATCAAAGGGGCTCTCCGCAGGATACAGCGAACGGTACACCGATGA
- a CDS encoding Mov34/MPN/PAD-1 family protein: MAIRGISRDLLAMLFELGKEHHPNEFVAVLRERDGIIRDLDLVPGTIVREESASFFIDMLPLDIHQAGSAHSHPNGVLSPSSADLRFFPTVGRYHIIVGYPYGERDWRCFRADGSPTRLEVVE, encoded by the coding sequence ATGGCTATACGTGGGATCAGCAGGGATCTGCTTGCGATGCTCTTCGAACTCGGCAAGGAACATCACCCGAACGAGTTCGTTGCGGTGCTGCGGGAGCGGGACGGCATCATCCGGGACCTCGACCTGGTGCCCGGCACCATCGTCCGAGAAGAGAGCGCCTCGTTCTTCATCGATATGCTCCCGCTGGATATCCACCAAGCCGGCAGCGCCCATAGCCACCCGAACGGCGTCCTCTCGCCGTCGTCGGCTGATCTCAGGTTCTTCCCCACGGTGGGCCGGTATCACATCATCGTCGGGTATCCCTACGGGGAGAGGGACTGGCGGTGCTTCCGGGCGGACGGGAGCCCCACGCGCCTTGAGGTGGTCGAGTGA
- a CDS encoding FAD synthase, with protein sequence MIRVVATGTFDILHPGHLYYLEESRKLGDELSVIVARDANVKHKPRPILPEDQRLRMVRALKPVDHAVLGDLHDMFRPIAEIDPDIITLGFNQHFDEDALRRSLRDRGLDATVVRISGYPGPLASSSKIVEHILNTRGPARPAGEGE encoded by the coding sequence GTGATCCGCGTGGTCGCGACGGGGACGTTCGATATCCTCCATCCCGGACACCTCTACTATCTGGAAGAGTCCCGGAAACTCGGCGACGAGCTCTCCGTGATCGTGGCGCGGGACGCGAACGTGAAGCATAAACCGAGACCGATCCTCCCCGAGGATCAGCGGCTCCGGATGGTCCGGGCGTTAAAACCGGTCGACCATGCGGTCCTCGGCGACCTTCACGATATGTTCAGGCCGATTGCGGAGATCGACCCTGATATCATCACGCTCGGGTTCAACCAGCACTTCGACGAGGATGCCCTCCGGCGGAGCCTCCGGGACCGGGGGCTCGACGCGACCGTCGTCCGGATATCTGGGTATCCCGGCCCGCTTGCCAGTTCGTCGAAGATTGTCGAGCATATCCTGAACACCCGGGGCCCCGCCCGTCCTGCCGGCGAGGGGGAGTGA
- the truA gene encoding tRNA pseudouridine(38-40) synthase TruA has product MNLTFRFSYFGDRFFGSQMQPGLRTVEGEFIAACRRLHLFGDWREARFVTAGRTDRGVHARDQVCSFRTEMPDRAVQALNHVLPEDIWCTAWAEAPEGFHPRYSAVSRTYRYYFCPIPGDAVAMHEAAQEFVGRHDFSSFARVGDRNPERRVLDARVFEDGPFAVFEVTGESFLWNMVRCMATALERVGRGEADTEEIARLLTEPAEQRLPAAPPEGLVLWDIGYEVPFVPLPIDEKSRRYLTDRRRHHTLMAEVSALLAPAKKQPA; this is encoded by the coding sequence ATGAATCTGACGTTTCGCTTCTCGTACTTCGGAGACCGCTTCTTCGGCTCGCAGATGCAGCCGGGGCTTCGCACCGTGGAGGGCGAGTTCATCGCGGCCTGCAGGCGCCTGCACCTCTTCGGGGACTGGCGGGAGGCCCGGTTCGTCACCGCCGGCCGCACCGATCGCGGGGTGCATGCCCGGGACCAAGTCTGCTCGTTCCGGACCGAAATGCCGGACCGGGCCGTCCAGGCCCTGAACCACGTCCTCCCGGAGGACATCTGGTGCACGGCGTGGGCCGAGGCGCCGGAAGGGTTTCACCCGCGCTACAGTGCCGTATCGAGGACCTACCGCTACTACTTCTGCCCGATCCCGGGCGACGCCGTCGCCATGCATGAAGCGGCGCAGGAGTTCGTCGGCCGGCACGACTTCTCGTCGTTCGCCCGTGTCGGCGACCGGAACCCCGAAAGAAGGGTGCTTGATGCACGGGTCTTCGAGGACGGGCCGTTCGCCGTCTTTGAGGTGACCGGAGAGAGTTTCCTCTGGAACATGGTCAGATGCATGGCGACGGCGCTTGAGCGGGTGGGAAGGGGCGAGGCAGACACCGAAGAGATCGCCCGGCTCCTCACGGAACCGGCGGAGCAGAGACTTCCTGCGGCTCCGCCCGAGGGGTTGGTCCTCTGGGATATCGGCTACGAAGTCCCCTTTGTCCCGCTCCCGATCGACGAGAAGAGCCGGCGGTACTTGACCGACCGCCGCCGCCACCACACCCTCATGGCAGAGGTATCCGCACTCCTTGCACCGGCGAAGAAGCAGCCGGCATGA
- a CDS encoding glycosyltransferase family 2 protein: MDIPALHCEVQEQINPLRTPGTSGYRRTVSEIADAAVTPSRRPNKMRTLAAIPCFNEEVAIGSVVLMARLYADEVLVIDDGCTDNTVKVARDAGATIISHGARMGKGRGIKSALQYAVDHDYDCLVFMDGDGQHNPEEIPLLIEPILSDTADLVIGFRTFDQMPLYRRFGRAVLDIASSNGSSITDSQCGFRALNSKTMKSMLNMLKKDDFSTESEMLRIAQEKHLRIGETPINCKYGDFDTSTKNPVSHGLEVLGSVFWLTVERKPLLHIGLPGLVAMIAGIFLLLQSLQGFNETGLISVEQGVLASLFLIPGTVALIMGMVLALIARMRE; the protein is encoded by the coding sequence ATGGATATCCCTGCCCTCCACTGTGAGGTTCAGGAGCAGATCAACCCTCTGCGGACGCCGGGGACCTCGGGATACCGGCGGACGGTGAGCGAGATCGCCGATGCTGCCGTCACCCCGTCCCGCAGGCCGAATAAGATGAGAACGCTTGCGGCGATCCCCTGTTTCAACGAGGAGGTTGCAATCGGCTCGGTAGTCTTGATGGCACGGTTGTATGCCGACGAGGTCCTGGTGATAGACGATGGGTGTACGGACAACACCGTGAAGGTCGCCCGGGATGCCGGAGCGACAATTATCTCACACGGAGCCCGGATGGGAAAAGGGCGGGGAATAAAGAGCGCCCTTCAGTACGCAGTCGATCACGACTACGACTGTCTGGTCTTTATGGATGGGGACGGCCAGCACAACCCTGAAGAGATACCTCTTCTGATTGAGCCGATTCTCTCCGATACCGCCGATCTCGTCATCGGGTTTCGGACCTTTGACCAGATGCCTCTGTACCGGAGATTCGGCCGGGCGGTGCTCGACATCGCCTCCAGCAACGGCAGTTCGATCACAGACTCGCAATGCGGTTTCCGGGCACTGAACAGCAAGACCATGAAATCAATGCTGAACATGCTGAAGAAAGATGACTTTTCAACAGAATCGGAGATGCTCAGGATCGCGCAGGAGAAACACCTGCGTATCGGGGAGACGCCGATTAACTGCAAATATGGTGATTTTGATACATCCACAAAGAACCCCGTATCTCACGGATTAGAGGTGCTCGGATCGGTATTCTGGCTCACTGTGGAGAGAAAGCCTCTCCTCCACATCGGTCTGCCCGGTCTTGTCGCGATGATCGCCGGGATCTTTCTCCTGCTCCAGTCCCTTCAGGGATTCAACGAGACCGGCCTCATCTCGGTCGAGCAGGGCGTGCTTGCATCGCTCTTCCTGATCCCGGGAACCGTCGCCCTCATCATGGGCATGGTACTCGCCCTCATCGCACGAATGCGGGAGTGA
- the wecB gene encoding non-hydrolyzing UDP-N-acetylglucosamine 2-epimerase, translated as MIGILLGTRPEIIKMSPVIRECERRGLDYFILHSGQHYSYEMDRLFFEELELPDPDYNLDVGSGTHAGQTAKIMTGVEDVLVKESPEIVLVQGDTNTVMAGALAASKLHIRVGHVEAGLRSFNRWMPEEINRVLTDHMSDYLFAPTESARENLLAEGIADKKICVTGNTVVDAIYQNLEISRKKGNVLRDLDLEPREYFLVTAHRQENVDNRARLKEILKGIEGVQKEFSLPVVFPVHPRTEKRIKELGIGVDGLNLTKPFGFLEFLQLESQAKLVLTDSGGVQEETCVLGVPCATMRYDTERPETLSVGSNILVGADSRRIIEGVRSATTWKCDWKNPYGDGIAGKMIVMVCAAARS; from the coding sequence ATGATCGGCATACTACTCGGCACACGGCCGGAGATCATCAAGATGTCTCCTGTCATCAGGGAGTGCGAGCGGAGGGGTCTTGACTACTTTATCCTCCATTCAGGACAGCACTATTCCTACGAGATGGACCGGCTCTTCTTTGAGGAACTTGAACTGCCCGACCCGGACTACAACCTCGATGTGGGTTCAGGAACCCATGCCGGCCAGACGGCGAAGATCATGACCGGCGTCGAGGACGTCCTGGTGAAGGAGTCCCCCGAGATCGTCTTGGTGCAGGGGGACACGAATACCGTCATGGCCGGGGCTCTCGCGGCTTCGAAACTCCACATACGGGTGGGCCACGTCGAAGCGGGCCTCAGGAGTTTCAATCGCTGGATGCCGGAGGAGATCAACCGGGTGCTCACGGATCACATGTCTGATTATCTCTTTGCTCCGACGGAGAGCGCACGGGAGAATCTCCTCGCGGAAGGCATCGCAGACAAGAAGATCTGCGTGACCGGCAACACCGTCGTCGATGCGATCTATCAGAACCTCGAGATCTCAAGGAAGAAGGGCAACGTCCTGCGAGACCTCGACCTCGAGCCCCGTGAGTACTTCCTCGTCACCGCTCATCGGCAGGAGAACGTCGACAACCGGGCACGGCTCAAGGAGATCCTGAAGGGGATCGAGGGGGTGCAGAAGGAGTTCTCCCTGCCGGTGGTCTTCCCGGTCCACCCGAGGACCGAGAAGCGGATCAAGGAGCTCGGCATCGGGGTCGACGGGTTAAACCTCACCAAACCTTTCGGGTTTTTAGAGTTCCTGCAACTTGAGTCGCAGGCGAAACTCGTGCTGACCGATTCCGGCGGTGTCCAAGAGGAGACCTGTGTCCTCGGCGTTCCTTGCGCGACGATGCGCTATGATACGGAGCGGCCTGAGACGCTCTCCGTCGGCTCGAACATCCTGGTCGGTGCCGACTCAAGGAGGATTATCGAAGGGGTCCGCTCGGCAACGACCTGGAAATGCGACTGGAAGAACCCCTACGGGGATGGAATCGCCGGAAAAATGATCGTGATGGTATGTGCTGCCGCACGGTCTTAA
- a CDS encoding fasciclin domain-containing protein, with the protein MRRNPLLFGLAAALAAGLIALPALAAMIDVDIRGGSYHPASLTIEGNTTVTWTNHDSVSHTVTSTGGLFDSGPIERNQTFNHTFTDTGTYPYGCTLNASKQRTPMQGVIIVVPEGMMVVPGGNATPGEEPGNVTLADVIARNENLTAFTEAVGKAGLAQTVLAAGGPYTVFAPNDAAFEALGNETLAGVFNDTEMLDTLLMHHIVEGNYTAEDLMAEVNATGNETVLSTLTGDTLVVGTADGSLTIGNATIVVSDITAGNGIVHIIDTVLVPPGSGIGEAPENATPVENRTPAAERVIP; encoded by the coding sequence ATGAGAAGAAATCCTCTTCTATTCGGGCTCGCAGCAGCCCTAGCCGCCGGCCTCATCGCTCTGCCGGCCCTAGCGGCGATGATCGACGTCGATATTCGAGGCGGTTCGTATCACCCCGCCTCGTTGACGATCGAAGGCAACACTACGGTGACGTGGACGAATCACGACTCGGTAAGCCATACCGTCACCAGCACGGGAGGGCTCTTCGACTCCGGGCCGATAGAACGGAACCAGACGTTCAACCACACCTTCACCGATACGGGGACCTACCCCTACGGCTGTACGCTCAACGCCTCAAAGCAGCGGACGCCCATGCAGGGCGTCATCATCGTCGTACCGGAGGGCATGATGGTCGTTCCGGGCGGCAACGCAACTCCCGGGGAGGAGCCGGGGAATGTGACGCTCGCCGACGTGATCGCCCGGAATGAGAACCTGACCGCCTTCACGGAGGCCGTCGGGAAAGCCGGCCTCGCACAGACGGTGCTCGCCGCCGGCGGGCCGTATACGGTCTTCGCTCCGAACGATGCCGCCTTTGAGGCCCTCGGCAACGAGACCCTTGCAGGGGTCTTCAACGATACGGAGATGCTCGACACACTGCTCATGCATCACATCGTGGAGGGGAACTACACCGCCGAAGACCTGATGGCTGAGGTGAACGCTACCGGGAACGAGACGGTGCTCTCGACGCTCACCGGGGACACCCTCGTCGTCGGCACGGCCGACGGCAGCCTCACGATAGGGAACGCCACGATCGTCGTCTCCGACATCACGGCCGGGAACGGCATCGTCCATATCATCGATACGGTTCTTGTACCGCCTGGAAGCGGGATCGGCGAGGCTCCGGAGAACGCGACCCCGGTAGAGAACCGGACCCCGGCTGCCGAGCGTGTCATTCCCTGA